The Gopherus evgoodei ecotype Sinaloan lineage chromosome 20, rGopEvg1_v1.p, whole genome shotgun sequence nucleotide sequence gctgattcttctctcacaggTATAAAtctgtctacagcaggggttctcaaactgggagtcgggacccctcagggggtcatgaggttattacatgggggggggggtcacaagatgtcagcctccaccccaaaccctgctttgcctccagaatttataatggtgttaaatatataaaaaagttttttttaatgtataagggggggtcgctgtgtgaaaggggtcaccggtacaaaagtctgagaacctctgaGCCCCCATGACTATCAGATCTGAGAACCTTacagtctttaatgcatttatgcTTCCAGCACCAGAAATGCTACTGGCCTGTTTTAAATGGGGAACAGAAGTACAAAGAATAAAGCCAATGGGCACCCTGTGAGCAGAGCAGCCTGGAAGTACCATTTATTCCTGGGCTAGTAAGTTACCTGGTTGTGCAATGAAGAGCCTATTCAATAACCATGTCATACGCCCACATGAATCATCGAGATCCAGTGCGCCGAGGATGATGTTTGTTTTCATCAGCCCTGAACTCACCCAGATGGAAAAGGAGGTCGAGGGGGAGATTTTTTTACTTGGCCAAAGTTCCCAAGTGCCTTTATCTTGTGCCACTCTGTACACGAGAGGCAGCCCTTTGAAAGCATGGTCTTCTGCTCTGATTCCACCATGCCAGGGCCTTGGCCGAGGGAGTCCAGCTATGTAGCGAATGTTCAGAGGAGATCAGGCAAATCCAGTGTCTGTCCAAAACCTTCCTGTCTGAAAACGACTTTCCACCATTAGAATCCCAGCCCTGATGCCCCTCCCCTCGTCCACATATACTCAAACGTATACACAAACCACTACCACCCCGCCAAACAGCCAGAGACTCCCAAAAGTCCTCTACGGACGTTGCTATTGCTATCCATTTTAAGCACTATCAACTACCTCTGGTGATGGGCGGCCACGTATAATCCCAACACAGGTCGCTATTATCTACCCAAGCTCCCACGGACATCAGTAGCACTAGCATATTTGCAAGGGCTGCATGCCTGGCTGTATGTGGCTACAAGAGAAACAAGCCTTGAGCCTTTAACTTCTACCTAGTCAGACAGCAGCATGAATGCATGATTAGCTGTGTGCCTAGACAGCTCATACCTACTGTTCCACAAGGCTGGAGACAGCTCCTCCGGtgcactgcctgccaggggcaGAGGAAGCCGGGTTTGGAGTTTGCAAAACTTCAGTCTTGATGTTGCACAAACCAGCCAACCAAATTAGGGATCAGACCCAGGTTCTCTTTTATCTGTAGTTACAAATCAACCTGATGCACAGTCTTATAGCTGCAGATGACTAAGCTGTCATGGCTAACCTGGTGCCCGCGTGGTTACCTGCTGTCACATCCCTGCTTACAGcataacacttttaaaatatgctgCACATCCTGTTCAAAGTTACCCTCCTCGTCCCCAGCACGTGCCAGGGCTGTGCAAAAGTCTCATGGACACTTGATCCAAATGCAAAAAATTTTTGTGACAATGCACCAACagtgtccccctgcccccacaggagcAGCTTTGCAGAGGAAGCGGGTGAAGAGAAGCACTTGTACCAACGTTTGAGGCAAACGTTGACCTTTTCGGGAAGGGGATGGGAACTGATCAAACTTAAGTGGCGAACATTTCCCAGGAAGAAGtccatttcctcccctccccctgctgtgtCACGCAGctctagggccaaattcagagctggTGTAAGTGAGTGCCACTCCTGTAACGCGCTAGCTACACAGCAATCAGAGGTCTGATTGCAGAGCAGAGATCTTTCTTTAGTGGAGATTGGAAGGGCATACACACACCAGCTTTAATCAAGCTAgtgcagctaaaaatagcagtgtagacacagcaggGAGGGCTGCATGAAACCCATCTAGCCCCCCTCGGTACGACTCATGTTCCTGGCCCACGGTGAGGTCTGTGCGGCTGCATTTTCACTGCTACTTTCAGTAGGCTGGCTGGATTAAAGCAAGCACGGGGTGTGCCCCTCTGACCTGCACTCATGCTCCCGACTGCAGTGTGCACCTGCCCTCACCCAACGGAGTCCCATCTAGACATTGCGGACATGCTCCCATTGCTTCTTCATGTTCAGCCAGGTGCCCTCCACAGTGAAACCAGACACTCCAGCAATCCTGCCCAGGCCCCTGTCACTGATGCCTCCGGTCACTCTGACAGTGGCAGAGGGGACTTCCTGGAGGAGACAGGAACTGAAGGCCGCTGGAGAGTGTGACATTACACTCCagattctttatgaaaatatcctTATAATATGGATATAACATAACTGAGATGTTTTATCTAAGATGGCTCAtataaggtatcattggaaaggttacaatttactgaatgtgattatccaatttgtacacatatatcattcCTGTATCTAAGTTGggaatatggactatgtaacaattacaaccgGGTGTGTATTGGGAAAACACCCACCAGAGGACAGGCCAGCAGATTTGATGGGCTAGTAGGAGGAACAAGACTGTAAAGATACTAATCTCCCTCCTGGGAGGCCGTAGCTATGACAATACTAGATCAGGTGGTCTTGTCTGGGACATTATCTgagacttcttgtaactttccactaaaaggagacagggggtcaagtttgggaaatgAAAGATTCCCACCTTCTGTCAATCTTAttgaagggtggggaggaaggcaaatggagaggaaagaagagGGATTGCTGAAAGCATCTGAAGGGACAAAGGAACTaacctgaagggaaaggcaggggtgagtccagactgagacaggggcccagtctgtaagaagaaataactggaactcggCGCTACAGAAACTCTCCATCCTGCCTAAATTCAagatttagggtgagaaattactatttataaccaatttctttagtgaaacaagcttagcgtgtgttttgctttatttgctttgttctgtttgctaacCCTGATaagcacttaaaatctaccttttatagttaataaatatattttgtttattattaaacccagtttgtgcaatttctaactgggggggcACAAGGGGGTACATATTTCTCTTCACGTTGAGGAAGAGGGTGAATTTTGATGAGCTTGCACTGCGCAGATTCTTCTATACAGCGCAAGATAATAAACCTTTAGGTCTGCACTCCATGGGAGGtgggcacctgagtgctggggcaagtcccgttagctgagtcttcccagagctgatctccgTGTCTGTGttgttctgcagctgggtgtggccctgcctgtgtctgtgctggaggaggcttaagagcctgtctcagcaagacaggttaaagggggcccaggctggcagaacaggtaggCCAGTggtatcatagaatctcagggttggaagggacctagtccaaccccgtgctcaaagcagggccagtccccaactaaatccccacatggcccctcaaggattgagctcacaaccctgggtttagcaggccagtgctcaaaccgctgagctgtcccttcctcccccatcagCCTATCAAGTGGCATCCTGAAGGGGGGCAACCCATGACAGCAAGCTTTGCAAAGACAGATGCCGAAACATCAGGCAAAATGACTGACTCAGCAGCTCGGTGGTGGTGAGAGGACATTTAATAACCCTGGTAGCCTAAGTGAATTGCTTAGTGGAgtggggcggcgggggggccccCGGCTAACGATGACGAAAGGGGCCTCTGCGGCTTAGTAGCAGGgatccccaccctgcctccccttTCAGGGGTACTTGTCTAAGCCCAGATTTCACACATGGCTTGGGGACAGGGAGTCGTAAGGTAAGGCTGAGGCCACCCACTGAGAAATTGAGTGACACCTCAGCACCAGGTGCCTCTGGGGAGGAGATGACTATCCCTTGAAGAGTCTCCCCTAAGAAGCAGCAGGCCTGTTCTGGGCTCAGTCAGCAGCACTGACCTCTCCCCAACACTGGAACATCTGCTTAAAAGAAGAGCACACTCAGGAGCCCCCCAGGCAAGGCAATGAAAAGATCGGAGGGTGTCCTGGCCGTGTCACCCATCCCCTGCCAAGTCAGACCCTTGAACCCATCTCTGTTCCCACCGCCTGGGCGCTGGGGCTGGGCTCGTCCCTGCCCTGCTGATCTGTCTGCTCCAATAGCCTGTCAGAGGACTCGCCCGTGCTTTCCAGTTTGGCATAGCCCACCAAGCTGATGTGGTCAAGTCTAGGCCAGCTCCTGTTCTTCCGGTCTTTGATGGGCGCCACCAGCCGCACGCCCGGCCTGCCCAGGTCCAGTGACTTGGAGTGACCCGGATTGTGGAGCTGCACATCTGAGGTGAATTCGTTCTCGGTGCCTTCTGGGTCCTGGTACGTCTTGCTCGCCGCAGCGATGCACGGAGGCCCATTGTCTATGCTAATAACGACATGGCCACGCTGGAGGTCATCTCCTCTGGGGAAGATGCTGCCGCCGCTGGGTGGGAGAGTCCATGAGAGCCGTGGTGCCTCATCCGGAGCCCCGGCCAGGCTGATTTCCCGGTCGTCACCCGCCCCCGGAGATGCAGATGGCTTCTCAATGAGGCAGTTGTTCACCTTGATGATGGGAAGTGACCGGGCAGTGGCAGCCAAGGAAATTACCGACTCTGCCCCGCGGGTGAAGGACAGATTGAGGTTCCCCTCCATGGAGTTGCCGGAGTCTGAGTGGACACTGAGGAGGGACATGGAGGGGGAAACCCCCTTGTGATGGAGCAGCTGGGCCGTCGTCTGGAGCCTGTTGTGCCCGCAGCAGTCGGCCCATTTGTTCCTGGGACTGGAACAGGATTGGAAGCCGCTGGAGGAGAGATCCACCTCGTAACAGCCCTCGACACAGTCGGCATTGGCCTTGAGGAGGGACAAGCTAGTCCTCCTCTGGCAGTACTTGTCCTCCTGGCTGAAGTCCTGGGGGAGGCCCGGGGTCATGGAGTAGAGGCCTTTCTGCATCAACAGGCGGGTCTCCATGTCCCTGTTCTCGTACAGCATGGTGTTGGCGCAGATGACAATGAAGAGGCCAAAGCCCATGATGACGGGGCCAATCAGCTTCAGCTTCTCACTGTGAGGGAAGTAGCGGCCCCGGGCAGAGCCCTTCACTTCCTTCTTCATGTCCCCCATGCTGCTGGAGTTACTTGGCCTGGCGCCAGGCCCGGCTGCGTGTGGGCCCCGGTGAGGCCAGTAGCCCACCACGGCAATCGTCATGCCGACCAAGACGACAGAGACACCCACCATCACAAAGGCCCCGGAAGGCGAGCGCATCCGGAGCTGTCCCTTCACGGCCCCCTCGGTCGGCAGCTTGCGCCTCAACCTGCGTCTGTGCCTccgaggaggaggggcaggtccCAGGGGCTTCTTCTCCAGAGGATCCTGATTTCTCATGGCTCTGCTGGCTTCAGCGCTGCCGGCTGTCATGGCGTCCTCCTTGTCAGGTTTCTCTAGAAAGTGGGGGAGAAAAGAGATGAACAGAAGGCATCACTAGCAGACAGTGGAGAGGAAGGGCTCACAACCCAGGAGCTGGGACATGGTGGCTCATGCAACAggccttccccttcctttctctgCCTCCTGCCTACATCCTCCTAGAGGCATTTCTCTCCTTCCCACTCAGAAGCTAGACTGGGTGGTGTCTTTCAAACACAAGCACTTAGCCCATGCCCACACAAAGCAATGCACAGCTGCCTGATGAATTAGTAAGGTTGATTgccgcgccgcttcattcttcggtggcaatttggcgcaGAGTCCTTTGCTCCCAGAGgcactgagggacccactgccgaattgccgctgaagacctggacgtgctggCCCTttccatgggctgccccaagcacctgcttccttcgctggtgcctggagccggccctggtcacaaGGCTGACAGCAAGAGCTTTGTCAAACTAAGCTAAGTCTCTTGAAAGAGGCACAGGGAGCAGATCAGTGCAAATCCGGGGGGGTCTGGTTTGTGGCCACACTTCAAACAACTCTTGCCATTAATGCCACGGGAGGGCTTCCCAGACCCCACCAGTGGGTGAGAGAAAAAGCCCTTTTTGTATTA carries:
- the TMEM200B gene encoding transmembrane protein 200B, producing MTAGSAEASRAMRNQDPLEKKPLGPAPPPRRHRRRLRRKLPTEGAVKGQLRMRSPSGAFVMVGVSVVLVGMTIAVVGYWPHRGPHAAGPGARPSNSSSMGDMKKEVKGSARGRYFPHSEKLKLIGPVIMGFGLFIVICANTMLYENRDMETRLLMQKGLYSMTPGLPQDFSQEDKYCQRRTSLSLLKANADCVEGCYEVDLSSSGFQSCSSPRNKWADCCGHNRLQTTAQLLHHKGVSPSMSLLSVHSDSGNSMEGNLNLSFTRGAESVISLAATARSLPIIKVNNCLIEKPSASPGAGDDREISLAGAPDEAPRLSWTLPPSGGSIFPRGDDLQRGHVVISIDNGPPCIAAASKTYQDPEGTENEFTSDVQLHNPGHSKSLDLGRPGVRLVAPIKDRKNRSWPRLDHISLVGYAKLESTGESSDRLLEQTDQQGRDEPSPSAQAVGTEMGSRV